The following proteins are co-located in the Tetrapisispora phaffii CBS 4417 chromosome 4, complete genome genome:
- the NIF3 gene encoding uncharacterized protein (similar to Saccharomyces cerevisiae NIF3 (YGL221C); ancestral locus Anc_3.531): MSRALTRVQLKEVVGIITKLFPPQYADNAWDNTGLHIDCSNDESKNEQCKVLLTVDLTSSVAEEAIRNNCNLILSYHPFIFPSWKNITPYSNTQHGNAIKLIQKGISVYCPHTAVDAVNGGVNDWLVNSIVDDREELIGSNVAIERVSNVEDNETIGYGRLVKLEKSLPLNEVIVSLKKNLGIEHLQIASLTSDYKSIKISNVALCAGSGSGVFRSLKNVQEIDLFLTGELSHHEILKFKEMGKVVIVCNHTNTERGYVRKGMLKALKTATESIGNKNIQYIVSETDEDPLKTI, from the coding sequence ATGAGTAGAGCGCTAACTAGAgttcaattgaaagaagTGGTTGGTATAATCACCAAATTATTCCCACCACAATATGCGGACAACGCATGGGATAACACCGGATTACATATTGATTGCTCTAATGACGAAAGTAAGAATGAGCAGTGCAAAGTGTTATTAACCGTTGATTTGACTAGTTCGGTCGCTGAAGAAGCCATTAGGAATAATTGTAACTTGATACTGTCATATCATCCATTTATTTTCCCTAGTTGGAAAAATATCACGCCATATAGCAATACACAACATGGAAATGCTATAAAACTGATTCAAAAAGGCATTTCAGTCTATTGTCCACACACCGCGGTTGACGCAGTCAATGGCGGTGTTAATGATTGGTTAGTTAATAGTATTGTTGATGATAGAGAAGAATTGATTGGTAGTAATGTTGCCATTGAAAGAGTGTCCAATGTTGAAGACAATGAAACAATTGGATATGGTAGATTGGTGAAATTAGAAAAGTCTTTGCCATTAAATGAAGTAATTGTTAGTCTTAAAAAAAACCTGGGCATTGAGCATCTTCAAATTGCATCCTTAACCAGTGACTacaaatcaattaaaatatctaaCGTTGCATTATGTGCAGGTAGCGGATCGGGCGTATTTAGAAGCCTCAAAAATGTAcaagaaattgatttatttctCACCGGTGAATTATCGCACCATGAGATATTGAAATTCAAGGAAATGGGCAAAGTTGTAATTGTATGTAATCATACTAATACTGAACGTGGATATGTTAGGAAAGGCATGTTAAAAGCATTAAAAACTGCCACTGAATCGATCGGTAATAAGAACATTCAGTACATCGTAAGCGAAACAGACGAAGATCCATTAAAGACTATTTAG